One region of Quercus lobata isolate SW786 chromosome 2, ValleyOak3.0 Primary Assembly, whole genome shotgun sequence genomic DNA includes:
- the LOC115968464 gene encoding uncharacterized protein LOC115968464, with amino-acid sequence MAELSHQNQELTRELNLRRQHHKGNTKGQAQSQEDRRNVKLESQSKVTTSHRVPHLEREMDQMRKAMDEMRENMRRANPVEDLVYRTDSPFTASINSHPLPPKFKMPSLDSYNGMRDPFDHIATFKTTMHLQGVPDEIMCRAFPTTLKGPARVWFSKIPPNIVSSFEELSMLFVNNFIGRQRHKRFSSSLLTIEQGENESFLSFIMHLNREVLTVDEMDDKLLLAAFHNGTNSDLFTHKLYEQQPQTMAELVYSAQNFMNTEDAIIAKKRKRVEKMEANLSRHSEQGPRSKKGRTEDKKH; translated from the coding sequence ATGGCGGAGTTATCCCATCAGAACCAGGAGTTGACTAGGGAACTTAATTTAAGGAGGCAGCATCACAAAGGGAATACTAAAGGACAAGCCCAGAGTCAAGAAGATAGAAGGAATGTTAAACTCGAAAGCCAGTCAAAGGTTACCACTTCACACAGGGTACCACACCTAGAAAgagaaatggaccaaatgagaAAGGCTATGGATGAGATGAGGGAGAATATGAGAAGGGCGAACCCTGTAGAAGATCTAGTCTACAGAACTGACTCCCCTTTTACGGCCTCCATCAACAGTCACCCCTTGCCACCGAAGTTCAAGATGCCTTCTTTAGATTCGTATAATGGGATGCGTGACCCATTTGATCACATTGCCACCTTCAAGACCACcatgcaccttcaaggggttCCAGATGAGataatgtgtagagccttccccACCACCCTCAAAGGGCCCGCACGAGTGTGGTTTAGCAAGATACCTCCGAATATAGTGAGTTCCTTCGAAGAGTTAAGCATGTTATTCGTTAATAATTTTATCGGAAGACAAAGGCACAAGCGTTTTTCGTCTAGCTTGCTAACCATAGAACAGGGagaaaatgaaagttttctGTCCTTCATTATGCATTTAAATAGGGAAGTCCTGACAGTGGATGAAATGGATGACAAGCTACTACTGGCGGCCTTTCATAATGGGACTAATTCTGACCTATTCACCCATAAACTTTATGAGCAACAGCCCCAGACCATGGCAGAACTCGTCTATTCAgcccaaaattttatgaacACGGAAGATGcaatcatagccaagaagaggaagagagttgagaaaatGGAAGCAAACCTCTCGCGCCATTCTGAACAAGGTCCTCGTTCTAAGAAGGGACGAACGGAAGATAAGAAACACTAA